TCTCTGTAACTAGGTTGAACTAGTTTAATTTTATCATAATAACGCAATGTTTTTACTGTGATATTACAACTTTTAGAAACCTGTCCTATTGAATAATACTTTTCCATACATAATTTTTATCTGATAAACATAAAAATATCTATCAAATCAACCTCCTCTACAATACAAAATTCAGCATTTATAAAAAAATTTCATAAAAACAATGATTTCTTTTTTTAAACATATAACTTTCTGTTATTATATTATTTTAAAATTTTCGCAATATGATGCGCATTTAATATGTAATCTTTATAAGCAATTATAGCTCTTGATGTTAATAAGTCATTTCTCCATACTATATATATTGGAAATTTTATAACTATATTATCAAATTTTAAAAAATGTAAATTAGCATTTTTATTAAAAGACGTGTCACTTACAAGCCCTATTCCTAGCCCCTTTTCAATAGAAGCTATAACAGCACTCTCTGTATTGCATCTTACAGTAATATTTTTAGGATATGGTAAATTGTAAGAATCAAGTTCACTTTTTAAAACTTTTAAGTTCGCAGTATCTTCTGTATAAGAGACAAATGGCTCCTCAAGAATATCTTTATAAGATATTCTTGTTTTCTTTTTAAACCTATGATTTTTAGGCACTGCTAAAACTGCTTCATAGTCAAAAAGCTTAAGAACTTCAATGTTTTTTTCATTCGTTAAACCACTACAATCAGAAATCAATCCTAAATCTATTTCTGAATTAAGAAGGTGTTCTATAATTTTTTTTGATACATTTTCTTTATATTGAAAATGCACATTTGGAAATCTTTTTTTAAATTCAAATATAGACAGAGGAACACATTGAGTAGCGCACGAAGAAACAGTTTCCAACCTTATATTCCTTTTATTGTCTTCAGTTAAAGATTTTATCTGCTTAGTTCCAGCATCTAAAATATTCAGGCTGCTCTTTACATACTTATGAAAAATTTTTCCATATTTTGTCAGTTGATTCTCTTTTCCAACCTTGGTAAATAGCGTAACATCTAATTCTTCTTCCAAATTTTTTATAGCTTTTGAAAGAGCTGGTTGAGAGATATACAGCTTTTTCGCGGCTTTACCATAATGTTTATATTCAACAAGTGTAACAAAGTAATTTAATTGAGATATATTCATATGTATTTCTCCTTATAATTTGAATGAAAATTAGTTATCGATTTGATACGTAAAATTATAATACAGATTTGAAAAAATGTCAATTAATATTATATAATCAAACTGTAACATAGGTCTTAAAAAAAAACAATTAAAACAGAAAGAGTGCACTTAAAACTGATTTATAATTATACAACAAGGTTTACCTAGGAGGTATCAATGGATTTTAATTTAAACGAGATTCAAAAGAACGTAATAAAACTTACAAAAAGTTTTGTGGAAACAGATTTATTACCAGACGTATGTGAACGTGACAAAAAAGGAGAATTCCCTGTTGAAGTTTGGAAAACAATGGGAGAATTAGGAATTTTAGGTTTACCTTATCCTAAAAAATATGGAGGGGCAGGATTAGGGTATTTGGAATATGTATTGGCTATTCAAGAGATAGCAAAAGTTGATGCATCAGTGGCAATATCATTTTCTATTTCAACTTCTGTATGCTGTGGTGGGGTTTTTAACTACGGTACAGAAGAACAAAAGAAAAAATATTTACCACCGCTATTAAATGGGGAAGCAATAGGTGCATTTGGATTAACTGAAGCTGAAGCTGGTTCTGATGCTTCAAACATAAAAACAACTGCAGAAGAAAAAGATGATCATTATTTACTAAATGGAACAAAAATATTTACAACAAATGGTCCTCTTTGTAAATACTACTTTGTGATTGCTAGCACAGATCCTTCACAAGGGGTTAAAGGACTATCAGCTTTTCTAGTAGATACAGCTTGGGAAGGTGTACAAGTTGGAACAATAGAAGACAAGATGGGACTAAGAGAAGCACAAGTATCACAAATGTACTTTGAAAACGTAAAGGTTCCAAAAGAAAATCTTTTAGGAGAAAAGGGAAAAGGATTCAAATATGCAATGGCTTGTCTTGACGGAGGAAGAATCGGAGTAGCAGCTCAAAGTTTAGGAATTGCTAAAGGAGCATTTGAACAAGCTTATGAGTATATCCAAAAAAGAGAGCAATTTGGAAAACCTTTATATAAAAATCAATATATTGCATTCAAAATGGCTGAATTAAAAACTAAGATTGAAGCAGCAGATTTACTACTTTGTAAAGCTGCATTAGCTCATGATGAAGGAAAACCTTTTGGAGAGTTAGCAGCTATGGCAAAATTAACTTGCAGTAACTTAGCAATGGAAGTTACCACAGAAGCTGTACAGTTTATGGGTGGTAATGGTTACATGAGAGAATATCACGTAGAAAGAATGATGAGAGATGCAAAAATCACTCAAATCTATGAAGGAACAAATGAAATTCAAAAATTGGTTATAGCAAACAATATGTTTCGTAAAAAGTAAAGTTTAAAAGGAGGAAGTATGAGTTTTATATTAGCTAGTGCTTTAGGAAGTGGCTTTGTAAGTGGTATTTGGACAGGACTTACAAATTATTGGAGTATATCGATGCCTGAATATTTTTCAGCTTGGCTTCTTTTCGTTGGAATTACCTCATTTTTTATAGCTGGATGTGGAAAACAAGGATTTATTCGTTCTACAGTATCAAATATCGTTGGTATCATCATTGGATGTTTAATTATCTTTATTTGCTCATTCCATCCAACAATAACATTTGGAGCAATAGTGACAGGGGCATTTACATCATTAATTTGTTATTTATCTCGTTATAATTTAACAAAATTTGCTACTTG
This DNA window, taken from Fusobacterium sp. DD2, encodes the following:
- a CDS encoding DUF1097 domain-containing protein → MSFILASALGSGFVSGIWTGLTNYWSISMPEYFSAWLLFVGITSFFIAGCGKQGFIRSTVSNIVGIIIGCLIIFICSFHPTITFGAIVTGAFTSLICYLSRYNLTKFATCTFLGGFSAFATGGDWKLLAVSILCGNVVGVLCELCGNFIFKMFGKQEEV
- a CDS encoding acyl-CoA dehydrogenase family protein gives rise to the protein MDFNLNEIQKNVIKLTKSFVETDLLPDVCERDKKGEFPVEVWKTMGELGILGLPYPKKYGGAGLGYLEYVLAIQEIAKVDASVAISFSISTSVCCGGVFNYGTEEQKKKYLPPLLNGEAIGAFGLTEAEAGSDASNIKTTAEEKDDHYLLNGTKIFTTNGPLCKYYFVIASTDPSQGVKGLSAFLVDTAWEGVQVGTIEDKMGLREAQVSQMYFENVKVPKENLLGEKGKGFKYAMACLDGGRIGVAAQSLGIAKGAFEQAYEYIQKREQFGKPLYKNQYIAFKMAELKTKIEAADLLLCKAALAHDEGKPFGELAAMAKLTCSNLAMEVTTEAVQFMGGNGYMREYHVERMMRDAKITQIYEGTNEIQKLVIANNMFRKK
- a CDS encoding LysR family transcriptional regulator, with product MNISQLNYFVTLVEYKHYGKAAKKLYISQPALSKAIKNLEEELDVTLFTKVGKENQLTKYGKIFHKYVKSSLNILDAGTKQIKSLTEDNKRNIRLETVSSCATQCVPLSIFEFKKRFPNVHFQYKENVSKKIIEHLLNSEIDLGLISDCSGLTNEKNIEVLKLFDYEAVLAVPKNHRFKKKTRISYKDILEEPFVSYTEDTANLKVLKSELDSYNLPYPKNITVRCNTESAVIASIEKGLGIGLVSDTSFNKNANLHFLKFDNIVIKFPIYIVWRNDLLTSRAIIAYKDYILNAHHIAKILK